A genome region from Chlorobaculum tepidum TLS includes the following:
- the cobM gene encoding precorrin-4 C(11)-methyltransferase, with protein MHERIAIIAITETGIALARSLKSLLVADGFAGCGLFSSRVAEGVEPIESVPAFVRHSFGSFDAFLFIGSLGICVRSIAPVLQGKLRDPAVINCDESGRFVQSVLSGHAGGANALAGRVARLLGAQAVLSTSSDVQGLWPLDILGREEGWGVEFASPVAGESMTTAMAAFVNHEPTTLLLDVRDSLTDELERTAPPFVTIAYRYEEVDFSTCSLLLAVTPRIIEASVQTVFYRPKVLCVGVGSERGIDPERFVSSISEQFASNGFSMRSIRSVGSVDFKLNEEAFIAFAEACGTTLTGFTPEQLESVGPVPNPSDVVFRKTGVHSVSEASAALLSGENRWLIEKQKISLDGIPEGEPRHYTFAVSLLRGAERRGRIAIVGAGPGDPELVTVKGKRYLEQADLILYAGSLVPEKLTHYAKPGALVRSSASLSLEEQFALMERFYRQGKFVVRLHTGDPSIYGAIQEQMAFFDAEGFEYEIVPGVSSFQAAAAVLQSQFTVPEKVQTIILTRGSGRTPVPDKERLSELARARATMCIYLSAEWSDQVQSELLEHYAPDTPVAVCYRLTWDDQQVWRGRLDGLASLVRESGKTRTVLLVVGEAIGARGGRSKLYDPSFTHGFREGHGA; from the coding sequence ATGCACGAACGAATTGCCATTATCGCCATCACCGAAACCGGAATCGCGCTCGCCCGCTCACTGAAAAGCCTGCTCGTGGCCGACGGGTTTGCCGGGTGCGGGCTGTTCTCGTCCCGCGTCGCCGAGGGTGTCGAACCCATCGAAAGCGTTCCGGCGTTTGTCCGGCACTCGTTCGGCAGCTTCGACGCTTTTCTTTTTATAGGCTCGCTCGGCATCTGCGTGCGCTCGATTGCGCCGGTGTTGCAGGGCAAGCTGCGCGACCCGGCGGTCATCAACTGCGACGAGTCCGGGCGCTTCGTGCAGAGCGTGTTGTCGGGCCATGCGGGCGGGGCGAACGCGCTGGCCGGGCGGGTCGCGCGGCTGCTGGGGGCACAGGCGGTGCTGAGCACGTCGAGCGACGTGCAGGGGTTGTGGCCGCTCGACATTCTGGGGCGTGAAGAGGGGTGGGGCGTCGAGTTCGCCTCGCCGGTCGCGGGTGAATCGATGACTACGGCGATGGCGGCCTTCGTGAACCACGAGCCGACCACGCTGCTACTTGATGTTCGCGACTCGCTGACCGATGAGTTGGAGCGAACCGCACCGCCGTTCGTGACGATTGCCTATCGCTACGAAGAGGTCGATTTCAGCACGTGCAGTCTTCTGCTCGCCGTGACGCCGCGGATCATCGAAGCATCTGTCCAGACGGTGTTCTATCGACCGAAGGTGCTCTGCGTTGGCGTTGGGTCGGAGCGAGGCATCGACCCCGAACGGTTCGTCAGCTCGATTTCCGAACAATTTGCAAGCAACGGTTTCTCCATGCGCTCGATCCGCAGCGTCGGTTCGGTTGATTTCAAGCTAAACGAAGAGGCCTTCATTGCCTTTGCCGAAGCGTGCGGCACGACGCTGACGGGTTTCACGCCGGAGCAGCTCGAAAGTGTCGGGCCGGTACCCAATCCGTCTGATGTCGTCTTCCGCAAAACTGGCGTGCACAGCGTTTCCGAGGCTTCGGCGGCGCTGCTCTCCGGCGAGAACCGCTGGCTGATCGAGAAACAGAAGATCTCGCTCGACGGTATTCCGGAGGGAGAGCCGCGCCACTACACCTTCGCCGTCAGCCTTTTGCGCGGAGCTGAACGGCGCGGGCGCATCGCCATCGTCGGGGCGGGGCCGGGCGATCCGGAGCTGGTGACGGTCAAGGGCAAACGCTACCTCGAACAGGCCGACCTGATTCTCTACGCGGGCAGCCTCGTGCCGGAGAAGCTGACCCACTATGCCAAACCGGGCGCGCTGGTGCGGAGTTCGGCTTCGCTTTCGCTCGAAGAGCAGTTCGCGTTGATGGAGCGGTTCTATCGACAGGGCAAATTCGTGGTGCGACTGCACACCGGCGATCCGTCGATTTACGGAGCGATTCAGGAGCAGATGGCCTTTTTCGACGCTGAGGGGTTCGAGTACGAAATCGTGCCGGGCGTGTCGTCGTTCCAGGCAGCGGCAGCGGTGTTGCAGTCGCAGTTTACCGTGCCGGAGAAGGTGCAGACCATCATCCTGACGCGCGGCAGCGGGCGGACGCCGGTGCCAGACAAGGAGCGGCTCTCGGAGCTGGCGCGTGCGAGGGCGACCATGTGCATCTACCTCAGCGCCGAGTGGAGCGACCAGGTGCAGTCCGAGCTGCTCGAACACTACGCGCCCGATACCCCCGTGGCGGTCTGCTACCGGCTCACCTGGGACGACCAGCAGGTGTGGCGCGGGCGGCTCGACGGGCTGGCCTCGCTGGTGCGCGAAAGCGGCAAAACCCGCACGGTGCTGCTGGTGGTCGGTGAGGCGATCGGTGCGCGCGGCGGGCGCTCGAAGCTCTACGACCCATCCTTCACGCATGGCTTCCGCGAAGGGCATGGCGCGTGA
- a CDS encoding bifunctional cobalt-precorrin-7 (C(5))-methyltransferase/cobalt-precorrin-6B (C(15))-methyltransferase: protein MSEQFTLIGLSDSTEPHLDPSAIEAIRAHRIFAGGTRHREIVGALLPSAYRWITIAPPIDEVLSQLAGADEPVVVFASGDPFFYGFGATLQKRFPGASIQSFPTFHSLQMLAQRCLIPYQSMRHASLTGRSWEELDCALIAGERLIGVLTDTRKTPTEVARRMLDFGYSSYRMAVGESLGGSDERVTRCTLEEASGMQFGKLNCLLLEASEPPKRWFGIPENLFDGLPGRPNMITKMPFRLAALAALELGRARTFWDVGFCTGSVAIEARLRFPGLAVTAFEKRPECDALLEVNARRFGAPGIAKVMGDFLEQDHRALCGNDGVDAVFIGGHGDRLGELFAAVATHLAPGGRVVMNAVRRSSAEAFTASAARHGMELAEPLKLTVGDHNPVSVMKAVMPG from the coding sequence ATGTCTGAGCAGTTCACGCTCATCGGCCTCAGCGACAGCACGGAGCCGCATCTCGACCCCTCCGCCATCGAGGCAATTCGTGCACATCGAATCTTCGCAGGCGGAACCCGCCATCGCGAAATCGTCGGTGCGTTGCTGCCGTCCGCCTACCGCTGGATCACCATCGCGCCGCCGATTGACGAGGTGCTGTCGCAACTTGCCGGGGCGGACGAGCCGGTGGTGGTCTTCGCCTCTGGCGACCCCTTTTTTTACGGCTTCGGCGCAACCTTGCAGAAGCGTTTTCCCGGCGCGTCGATTCAAAGTTTTCCGACGTTTCACTCGCTTCAGATGCTGGCACAGCGCTGCCTGATTCCGTACCAGTCGATGCGTCATGCCTCGCTCACCGGGCGGAGCTGGGAGGAATTGGACTGCGCTCTGATAGCAGGCGAGCGGTTGATTGGCGTGTTGACCGACACCCGCAAGACGCCGACAGAGGTAGCGCGGCGAATGCTCGATTTCGGCTATTCCAGCTATCGCATGGCGGTCGGTGAATCGCTTGGCGGCAGCGATGAGCGGGTAACACGCTGTACGCTGGAGGAGGCTTCCGGGATGCAATTCGGCAAGCTCAACTGCCTGCTGCTCGAAGCTTCGGAGCCACCGAAGCGCTGGTTCGGTATTCCCGAAAATCTGTTCGACGGGCTGCCGGGGCGGCCCAACATGATTACCAAAATGCCCTTTCGCCTGGCCGCTCTCGCCGCGCTGGAGCTTGGCCGGGCGCGCACCTTCTGGGACGTTGGTTTCTGCACTGGCTCTGTCGCTATCGAAGCGCGGCTCCGGTTTCCCGGCCTCGCGGTGACCGCCTTCGAGAAGCGCCCCGAGTGCGATGCCCTGCTGGAAGTCAACGCCCGTCGCTTCGGAGCGCCCGGCATCGCAAAGGTGATGGGGGACTTTCTCGAACAGGATCACCGCGCGTTGTGCGGCAACGACGGCGTCGATGCGGTCTTCATCGGCGGCCACGGCGACCGGCTGGGCGAGCTGTTCGCCGCTGTGGCGACGCATCTCGCTCCCGGAGGTCGGGTGGTGATGAACGCCGTGCGCCGGTCGAGCGCCGAAGCGTTCACCGCCAGCGCCGCCCGCCACGGTATGGAACTCGCCGAGCCGCTCAAGCTAACCGTCGGCGACCACAATCCCGTGAGTGTGATGAAGGCGGTGATGCCGGGCTGA
- a CDS encoding ATP-binding cassette domain-containing protein — protein MPSPDILRTEALRCVWPDGTLALDGVDLSIRAGQVTALLGSNGAGKSSLLLSFNGILKPQSGRVLLLDEPLDYSARGLKALRQKVGIVFQNPDAQLFASSVYEDISFGLCNLGLPEPETRRRIEAAMELVGVSALARKPVHHLSFGQKKRVALAGVLAMEPSVLLLDEPTAGLDPQGADAIMRFIRELQRSRGMTVVVATHDIEMAPLFCDRVCIMERGRVLFEGEISAIVEHRDLVRQAGLRLPRIAHLIEILVSKDGFTLPGNVMTIGAARKVLKTLKENQKSDERR, from the coding sequence ATGCCGTCGCCGGATATTCTCCGAACCGAGGCGCTCCGGTGCGTCTGGCCGGACGGCACCTTGGCGCTCGATGGCGTCGATCTTTCGATCCGCGCGGGCCAGGTCACCGCGTTGCTCGGCAGCAACGGCGCGGGCAAGTCGTCGCTCCTGCTCAGTTTTAACGGCATCCTGAAGCCGCAATCGGGCCGGGTGCTGCTGCTCGATGAGCCGCTCGACTACTCGGCTCGCGGCCTGAAGGCGCTGCGGCAGAAGGTCGGCATCGTCTTCCAGAACCCCGACGCGCAGCTCTTCGCGTCGAGCGTTTACGAAGACATCTCCTTCGGCCTCTGCAACCTCGGCCTGCCGGAGCCGGAGACGCGGCGGCGGATCGAGGCGGCGATGGAGCTTGTCGGCGTGTCGGCACTAGCGCGCAAGCCGGTGCACCACCTCAGCTTCGGGCAGAAAAAGCGGGTGGCGCTGGCCGGGGTGCTGGCGATGGAGCCGTCGGTGCTGCTGCTCGATGAGCCAACCGCCGGACTCGATCCGCAGGGCGCGGACGCCATCATGCGCTTCATCCGCGAGTTGCAGCGCTCCCGTGGGATGACGGTGGTGGTCGCCACGCACGACATCGAAATGGCACCGCTTTTCTGCGACCGCGTCTGCATCATGGAGCGGGGGCGGGTGCTCTTCGAGGGCGAAATATCGGCGATAGTCGAGCATCGCGATCTCGTGCGGCAGGCCGGGCTTCGCCTGCCGCGCATCGCGCATCTGATCGAGATTCTCGTCTCGAAGGACGGCTTCACGCTGCCTGGCAATGTGATGACAATTGGCGCAGCGCGAAAGGTTTTGAAAACATTGAAAGAGAATCAAAAAAGCGATGAGCGACGGTAA
- the cobA gene encoding uroporphyrinogen-III C-methyltransferase, protein MSDGKGKVFLVGGGPGDPELLTIRAHNVLQSADVVLHDALISPEILALLPNGAERISVGKRLGDGKDQTDRQTKINDLLVRHAREGKCVVRLKAGDPFMFGRGIEEVRALAAAGVPCEVVPGITTGIAAADLCGIPLTERHRNSSVLFCTGHTADYSLGHFAAVIELMKAGTPLVMYMGFENLDKIVERFIDSGLSPELPACAVSRVSRSDQTLVAATIGTIVQQIRERELSLPVVFIIGEHAVPEGACPDQSDASDPSDQNHNEQQ, encoded by the coding sequence ATGAGCGACGGTAAGGGTAAGGTTTTTCTGGTGGGCGGCGGGCCGGGCGATCCGGAGCTGCTGACCATACGTGCACACAACGTGCTGCAATCGGCGGACGTGGTGCTGCATGACGCGCTCATCAGCCCGGAAATTCTTGCGTTGCTGCCGAACGGCGCGGAGCGGATCAGCGTCGGCAAGCGCCTCGGCGACGGCAAGGATCAGACCGACCGCCAGACGAAGATCAACGACCTGCTCGTCCGTCACGCCAGAGAGGGTAAATGCGTCGTACGGCTGAAGGCTGGCGACCCCTTCATGTTCGGGCGCGGCATCGAGGAGGTGCGTGCGCTCGCCGCCGCCGGAGTGCCGTGCGAGGTGGTGCCGGGCATCACGACGGGCATCGCCGCCGCTGACCTCTGCGGCATCCCGCTCACCGAACGCCACCGGAACAGCTCGGTGCTCTTCTGCACCGGCCACACGGCGGACTACTCGCTTGGGCATTTCGCGGCGGTGATCGAGCTGATGAAGGCGGGTACGCCGCTGGTGATGTACATGGGTTTCGAGAATCTGGACAAGATCGTCGAGCGCTTCATCGACTCCGGGCTGTCGCCGGAACTCCCGGCGTGCGCGGTTTCGCGCGTCTCGCGGAGCGACCAGACGCTGGTTGCGGCCACGATCGGCACGATTGTCCAGCAGATTCGCGAGCGCGAGCTATCCCTGCCGGTGGTGTTCATCATCGGCGAACACGCCGTTCCCGAGGGGGCGTGCCCAGATCAGTCCGATGCGTCCGATCCGTCTGATCAAAATCACAATGAACAGCAATGA
- the cobJ gene encoding precorrin-3B C(17)-methyltransferase, translating to MNGTITVVGLGPGSDSMMTPQVLDAIRTADAVVGYTGYMKSIAHLIPDSVQTVATGMTGEMQRAEEAFALAAEGRHVVVVSSGDAGIYGMAPLIVELHASGRWPEVAVEVLPGISAFQAAAARLGAPVSHDFCAISLSDLMTPWEVIEKRIEAAASADFVTAVYNPRSRDRYWQIHRFRELFLRHRSPSTPVGIVRNVTRKDESVVLTTLGEFDPDSLDMFTMMLVGNSTTFFSGERMVTPRGYFSREERGLRPVGQSIMSSSFRAIAELMKPDSRPTDERWAVMHTIHTTADFEMQELFHATPGAIQRWHEALTAGGATIITDVTMVQSGLRKAALERYGVTVRCYLHDERVTELAKSAGITRSQAGMRLAAKEHPDALFVVGNAPTALLELASLLHRGGFAPMGVIGAPVGFVNVVESKHRLKAAAGATPIAVIEGRKGGSAIAATIVNAAFSLDEAEAMNPGRDV from the coding sequence ATGAACGGCACGATTACCGTTGTGGGCCTCGGCCCCGGCAGCGACTCGATGATGACCCCGCAGGTGCTCGATGCGATCCGCACGGCTGACGCGGTGGTCGGCTACACCGGCTACATGAAGAGCATCGCACACCTGATTCCGGACTCCGTCCAGACCGTGGCGACTGGCATGACCGGCGAGATGCAGCGGGCCGAAGAGGCGTTCGCGCTGGCCGCCGAAGGGCGTCACGTCGTTGTCGTCAGCTCCGGCGACGCGGGCATCTACGGCATGGCACCACTCATTGTCGAACTGCATGCGAGCGGCCGCTGGCCGGAGGTCGCGGTCGAGGTACTGCCGGGCATCAGTGCGTTCCAGGCCGCTGCCGCGCGACTCGGCGCTCCGGTGAGCCACGACTTCTGTGCCATTTCGCTCTCCGACCTGATGACGCCGTGGGAGGTGATCGAAAAGCGGATCGAGGCAGCGGCATCGGCGGACTTCGTGACGGCGGTTTACAACCCACGCAGCCGCGACCGCTACTGGCAGATTCACCGCTTCCGCGAGCTGTTCCTGCGCCACCGCTCACCCTCGACGCCGGTGGGCATCGTCCGCAATGTGACGCGCAAGGATGAGTCGGTCGTGCTGACGACGCTCGGTGAGTTCGATCCCGATTCGCTCGACATGTTCACCATGATGCTGGTTGGCAACTCGACCACCTTCTTCTCCGGAGAGCGGATGGTGACGCCGAGGGGCTATTTCAGCCGAGAGGAGCGTGGCCTGAGACCGGTTGGCCAGTCGATCATGAGCAGCAGCTTCCGCGCCATCGCGGAACTGATGAAGCCGGACTCACGCCCGACTGACGAGCGCTGGGCGGTCATGCACACGATTCACACGACCGCCGATTTTGAGATGCAGGAGTTGTTCCACGCCACACCCGGCGCAATCCAGCGGTGGCACGAGGCGCTGACCGCCGGTGGCGCGACGATCATTACCGACGTGACGATGGTGCAGTCGGGGCTGCGCAAGGCAGCGCTGGAGCGCTACGGCGTGACGGTGCGCTGCTACTTGCACGACGAGCGCGTGACGGAGCTGGCCAAAAGCGCGGGCATCACGCGCAGCCAGGCGGGGATGCGGCTTGCCGCCAAGGAGCATCCCGACGCGCTCTTCGTCGTCGGCAATGCGCCGACGGCGCTGCTGGAACTTGCATCGCTCCTGCATCGCGGAGGCTTCGCTCCGATGGGGGTGATTGGAGCGCCGGTCGGGTTCGTGAACGTAGTCGAGTCGAAGCACCGGCTCAAGGCGGCGGCGGGCGCAACGCCGATTGCCGTCATCGAGGGGCGCAAGGGTGGCAGCGCGATTGCGGCCACCATCGTCAACGCGGCCTTCAGCCTCGACGAGGCGGAGGCGATGAATCCGGGGCGCGATGTCTGA
- the cbiQ gene encoding cobalt ECF transporter T component CbiQ gives MMTLDEHAARSRLRDVAPVYKLFYALPPIAMVLWADSIVFSLLVLLLMGITVVVKGGVRPVDYLRWLTLPAGFLLIGTIAVAVDASASPEAFIVSAPLGGVHVGVTSAGLAMAAHLCFRALASVSCLYVIAFTTPVADLARSMASVGLPPLFVEMTLLVYRFVFQLFDTSSAIATAQKSRLGYAGLQATFRSLSALASNLFVFSARRSEELYVAMECRGYDGAIRVLAPTSGARQPSLAGIALVEAALLCVAVATHFGRLF, from the coding sequence ATGATGACGCTTGACGAACACGCCGCCCGTTCCCGGCTGCGCGATGTCGCGCCGGTATACAAGCTTTTCTACGCGCTGCCGCCGATCGCGATGGTGCTGTGGGCCGATTCCATTGTGTTTTCCCTGCTGGTGCTTCTCTTGATGGGAATCACGGTTGTCGTGAAGGGCGGCGTGCGGCCAGTCGATTACCTTCGCTGGCTGACTCTTCCGGCGGGATTTCTCCTGATTGGAACCATTGCGGTGGCCGTGGATGCATCCGCATCTCCGGAAGCGTTCATCGTCTCCGCGCCGCTCGGCGGAGTGCACGTCGGCGTCACCTCCGCCGGACTCGCGATGGCGGCGCATCTCTGTTTCAGGGCGCTCGCGTCGGTCTCGTGCCTCTACGTCATCGCCTTCACCACGCCGGTCGCCGACCTTGCCCGCTCGATGGCTTCGGTCGGCCTCCCGCCACTCTTCGTCGAGATGACGTTGCTGGTCTATCGTTTTGTTTTTCAGCTTTTCGATACGTCGTCGGCGATAGCCACAGCCCAGAAGTCACGTCTCGGATATGCCGGCCTGCAGGCAACGTTCCGCTCGCTCTCCGCGCTCGCCTCGAATCTTTTCGTATTTTCGGCAAGGCGTTCAGAGGAGCTGTACGTGGCCATGGAGTGCCGGGGCTACGACGGCGCGATCCGCGTGCTCGCGCCAACGAGCGGAGCGCGGCAGCCGTCGCTTGCTGGCATTGCGTTGGTCGAGGCGGCGTTGCTTTGCGTCGCCGTCGCAACGCATTTCGGGAGGCTCTTCTGA
- a CDS encoding sirohydrochlorin cobaltochelatase, with product MSKHKKRSQINKKAILLAHFGTTYPSALPSLENIRRQVRARIPGIEVRHCFTSNMVRNIWSARRRDPQRWLAEGVADEFLNVQGFLGAIGNLQDGNYRTIIVQPTHMYHGEQFEDLKSYVSALQSIRTIKRVWSPFEKVVLSRPALGTCGVEHDYTEDIKEVAALFDDDVERARQLDAALVYVAHGNDFFSSGVFRETGDVMRSRYPGAQIHIGMIEGRPGVEEIVAEVTGKGCTTVLLRPFMITAGDHAHNDIADDDTGSWKGAFEAAGCRVEIRMEGLGSDDRFASIFAKRILETAEDHGIDLFSASDKID from the coding sequence ATGAGTAAGCACAAGAAACGGTCACAGATCAACAAGAAGGCGATTCTGCTTGCCCATTTCGGCACCACCTATCCCTCGGCACTGCCGTCGCTGGAGAACATCCGGAGGCAGGTGCGGGCGCGGATTCCCGGCATTGAGGTGCGGCACTGCTTTACCTCGAACATGGTGCGCAACATCTGGTCGGCGCGGCGGCGCGATCCGCAACGCTGGCTCGCCGAGGGCGTTGCCGACGAGTTCCTGAACGTGCAGGGGTTTCTCGGCGCGATCGGTAATTTACAGGACGGCAACTACCGGACGATCATCGTGCAGCCGACCCACATGTACCACGGCGAGCAGTTTGAGGATCTGAAATCCTACGTCTCGGCGCTCCAGTCGATCCGCACCATCAAGCGGGTCTGGTCGCCCTTCGAGAAGGTGGTGCTGTCGCGTCCGGCGCTTGGCACCTGCGGCGTGGAGCACGACTACACCGAGGACATCAAAGAGGTGGCGGCGCTGTTTGATGATGATGTCGAACGCGCCCGCCAGCTCGACGCGGCGCTGGTTTATGTGGCACACGGCAACGACTTCTTCTCGTCGGGTGTGTTCCGCGAAACCGGTGACGTGATGCGCAGTCGCTATCCGGGCGCACAGATTCACATCGGTATGATCGAGGGGCGGCCCGGCGTGGAGGAGATCGTCGCCGAGGTGACGGGCAAAGGGTGCACGACGGTGCTGTTGCGCCCCTTCATGATAACGGCGGGTGACCACGCGCACAACGACATTGCCGATGACGATACCGGTTCGTGGAAAGGAGCGTTCGAGGCGGCGGGATGTCGTGTCGAAATCCGCATGGAGGGACTTGGCTCGGATGATCGTTTCGCCTCGATCTTCGCCAAGCGGATTCTTGAAACCGCTGAAGATCATGGTATCGATCTGTTTTCAGCATCCGACAAAATCGATTAA
- the cbiD gene encoding cobalt-precorrin-5B (C(1))-methyltransferase CbiD: MASAKGMAREEGGVILLFGGTTEGRQAAALCDRLGLPFIYSTKTRVEPFATACGEFRHGALDEAALSELVSSSGVRLVIDAAHPFAARLHRSLFEVCQHLAVRLIRFDRPSVDVPDFEGLHSVADFTEALALLDRLNPAKLLALTGVQSIAPLRPWWEQHDMLLRILPTQASMELARREGIPEAQLLPMNPDSSDEALEKLVRKHGVDCLLAKESGESGFFSSKLRVAERCAIPLIVIRRPPAPAYDVVATSVEELEALLPDAVTLKPLRTGYTTGACAAAATKAAVIALFDGAAPDLVTITLPSGKVASFGIVSYRAERGRSRCGVRKFAGDDPDVTHGLLIVSEVSLLPNGEPGEVRFLQGEGVGRVTLPGLEIPPGEPAINPVPRQMIRECIAGELRQRGLRHAVAVTISVPGGNAVARKTMNERLGITGGISILGTSGEVIPYSIEAWLASIRQSIAVASTNGCTTLALTSGLRTERHLRARYPDLPELACIHYGNYIGRTLELVHQHGGFSRVIVGVMLAKATKLAQGQADLSSRVVQLDPRWLANLSADLGYSPVIANQLADLHLVRNVTDLIPFSSDEPLYTAIANASYRACRRWLPDTSLTFVLFDMEGQAVVVD; the protein is encoded by the coding sequence ATGGCTTCCGCGAAGGGCATGGCGCGTGAGGAGGGCGGCGTGATTCTGCTCTTCGGCGGTACCACCGAGGGACGGCAGGCGGCGGCGCTCTGCGACCGGCTCGGCCTGCCTTTCATCTACTCGACCAAAACCCGCGTCGAACCATTCGCAACTGCCTGCGGCGAGTTTCGCCACGGAGCGCTCGACGAGGCGGCGCTGTCCGAACTCGTCTCGTCGAGCGGCGTCCGGCTCGTCATCGACGCCGCCCACCCCTTCGCCGCCCGACTGCACCGCTCGCTGTTCGAGGTTTGCCAGCACCTCGCCGTTCGCCTGATCCGTTTCGACAGACCATCGGTGGATGTTCCAGATTTTGAAGGACTTCACTCCGTAGCCGATTTCACCGAAGCTCTTGCGCTGCTCGACCGCCTCAATCCGGCGAAGCTGCTCGCGCTGACCGGAGTACAGTCCATCGCTCCGTTACGCCCGTGGTGGGAACAGCACGACATGCTTCTGCGCATCCTGCCGACACAAGCCTCGATGGAGCTTGCGCGGCGCGAGGGGATTCCCGAAGCGCAGCTGCTGCCTATGAATCCCGATAGTTCCGACGAGGCGCTCGAAAAGCTGGTGCGGAAGCATGGCGTCGATTGCCTGCTCGCAAAGGAGAGCGGAGAGTCCGGCTTTTTCTCCTCGAAACTGCGGGTTGCCGAACGGTGCGCCATTCCGCTGATCGTCATCCGGCGTCCCCCCGCACCCGCGTACGATGTGGTGGCAACATCCGTCGAGGAGCTTGAAGCGCTGCTGCCAGACGCCGTCACGCTGAAGCCGCTCAGGACAGGCTACACCACCGGAGCCTGTGCCGCCGCCGCTACCAAAGCCGCCGTGATCGCGCTGTTTGACGGTGCTGCGCCCGACTTGGTCACGATCACGCTTCCGTCCGGCAAAGTCGCCAGCTTCGGGATCGTCTCGTACCGCGCGGAGCGAGGGCGATCGCGGTGCGGCGTGCGGAAGTTCGCGGGCGACGACCCCGATGTGACGCATGGCCTGCTGATTGTCAGTGAAGTGTCGCTGTTGCCGAACGGCGAACCGGGTGAAGTGCGATTCCTGCAAGGTGAAGGAGTTGGCAGGGTGACGCTGCCGGGGCTGGAGATTCCACCCGGCGAACCGGCGATCAACCCCGTGCCACGTCAAATGATCCGGGAGTGCATCGCCGGAGAGTTGCGGCAGCGCGGGTTGCGCCACGCCGTCGCGGTCACGATATCAGTGCCCGGCGGCAACGCGGTCGCCCGCAAAACGATGAACGAACGGCTCGGCATCACCGGAGGTATCTCGATTCTCGGTACCAGTGGCGAGGTCATTCCTTACTCAATAGAGGCGTGGCTCGCCAGCATCCGCCAGTCTATCGCGGTTGCCTCCACCAACGGCTGTACCACCCTCGCTCTCACCTCTGGTCTTCGAACCGAACGTCACCTCCGCGCGCGTTACCCCGACCTGCCGGAGCTGGCCTGCATTCACTACGGCAACTATATTGGGCGCACGCTCGAACTGGTGCACCAGCACGGCGGCTTCAGCCGCGTCATCGTTGGCGTCATGCTCGCCAAAGCCACCAAACTCGCTCAGGGCCAGGCCGACCTCTCCAGCCGCGTCGTTCAGCTCGATCCCCGATGGCTTGCCAATCTCTCTGCCGATCTTGGCTACAGCCCGGTAATTGCAAACCAGCTCGCCGACCTCCACCTCGTCCGGAATGTGACCGACCTCATCCCTTTTAGCAGCGATGAACCACTCTATACGGCCATTGCCAACGCCAGCTATCGCGCCTGTCGCCGGTGGCTTCCTGACACCTCCCTGACCTTCGTGCTGTTCGACATGGAGGGGCAGGCGGTCGTCGTCGATTGA
- a CDS encoding precorrin-2 C(20)-methyltransferase, whose amino-acid sequence MNNQGSIISVSLGPGDPGLITVKALSQLREADVIYYPGTVSASGAVTSVALDILKEFDLDPSKLRGMLVPMSRSRGAAEASYAANYASMAEEVQAGRRVAVVSVGDGGFYSTASAIIERARRDGLDCSMTPGIPAFIAAGSAAGMPLALQSDSVLVLAQIDEIGELERALVTHSTVVVMKLSTVRDELVSFLERYAKPFLYAEKVGMAGEFITMEVDALRSRAIPYFSLLVCSPHCRQSTLSPFAS is encoded by the coding sequence ATGAACAATCAAGGCTCGATCATCAGCGTTTCGCTTGGACCGGGTGATCCCGGGCTGATTACCGTCAAGGCGCTTTCGCAGCTTCGCGAGGCTGACGTGATCTACTATCCCGGCACGGTCAGCGCTTCGGGCGCGGTGACGAGCGTGGCGCTCGATATTCTCAAGGAGTTCGATCTCGATCCGTCGAAGCTCCGGGGAATGCTCGTGCCGATGTCGCGCTCGCGTGGGGCCGCCGAGGCGAGTTATGCCGCGAACTACGCCTCGATGGCGGAAGAAGTGCAGGCGGGCCGACGGGTGGCGGTGGTGAGTGTCGGTGACGGCGGCTTTTACAGCACTGCGTCGGCGATTATCGAACGGGCGCGGCGAGACGGTCTCGATTGCTCGATGACGCCAGGAATTCCGGCCTTCATCGCTGCCGGGTCAGCTGCCGGGATGCCGCTTGCGTTGCAGAGCGACAGCGTGTTGGTGTTGGCGCAGATCGACGAGATCGGCGAACTCGAACGCGCTCTCGTCACGCACAGCACCGTAGTGGTGATGAAGCTCTCGACGGTCAGAGACGAGCTGGTTAGCTTCCTCGAACGGTACGCCAAACCCTTCCTCTACGCCGAAAAGGTGGGCATGGCGGGCGAGTTCATCACGATGGAAGTCGACGCCTTGCGCTCACGCGCTATCCCCTACTTTTCGCTGCTGGTCTGCTCGCCGCATTGCCGGCAGTCAACCCTTTCGCCCTTTGCGTCATGA